One genomic window of Punica granatum isolate Tunisia-2019 chromosome 1, ASM765513v2, whole genome shotgun sequence includes the following:
- the LOC116204685 gene encoding uncharacterized protein LOC116204685, with protein MQRLRQYALYHTVRLLSKVDTLKHLLDSPSSTRNITKWCCQLTKYDIEYVSCTSMKDQAIAYHLAEFPIEDVTSINYDFPDEGILQVDDEEGSLGWKMYFDSAVNSTMFSIDSILISPEWHHFPVATKIDFPCTNNVAEYKACIIALQAAIYLKVKELEVFGDLMLAIFQTLKQWKTKDPKLVPYHKYLEELTKNFENISFTYTPRMKNQFADALAMLASLLSITKENLIEPLKFEIAKGPTYCDMIEAVDGKPWCANIKHLLQIGQFPTFTDRHDRRTLRRIAAHFFLSGETLYRHSFDATLLRCVDKTIDYSTKWIEAITFASVTAKAVARFLKCDIIARYGVLATLIIDNANNLNNIAIPLRIIPK; from the exons atgcaaaggctccgacagtaCGCTCTCTACCACACTGTTCGTCTGTTGTCGAAAGTTGATACCCTGAAGCACCTGCTCGATAGTCCGTCTTCTACGAGGAACATAACAAAATGGTGTTGTCAGCTCACGAAGTACGACATTGAGTATGTGTCATGCACATCAATGAAGGACCAAGCAATAGCATATCATCTAGCAGAGTTCCCGATCGAGGATGTCACATCGATCAACTATGACTTTCCAgacgaagggatcctccaagtagACGATGAAGAGGGGAGTCTTgggtggaagatgtatttcgacagCGCGGTCAATTCCACTATGTTTAGTATCGATTCAATACTGATATCCCCTGAATGGcatcatttccctgttgcaacgaagattgatttcccctgcactaACAACGTAGCCGAATATAAGGCATGTATCATCGCCCTGCAAGCGGCAATCTACCTCAAAGTCAAAGAGCTGGAAGTGTTTGGCGATTTAATGCTCGCAATCTTTCAAACGCTCAAGCAATGGAAAACAAAGGATCCAAAACTGGTGCCGTATCACAAATATCTCGAAGAATTGACAAAGAACTTCGAGAATATCTCGTTTACATACACAccgcgcatgaagaaccagtttgCCGATGCACTCGCAATGCTCGCATCCTTGCTAagcattacgaaggagaatctcatcgagcccctcaaGTTTGAGATTGCTAAGGGCCCTACCTACTGTGACATGATCGAGGCTGTCGATGGCAAGCCTTGGTGTGCAAACATCAAGCATTTATTACAAATTGGTCAATTCCCTACATTCACTGATCggcatgaccggaggactcttcgaCGCATTGCAGCACATTTCttcctgagtggcgagactctctaccgccaTTCATTCGACGCCACATTACTCCGGTGTGTCGACAAAA ctatcgattactccACCAAGTGGATAGAAGCTATCACCTTTgcatcagtcactgcaaaggccgtggcccgtttCCTCAAATGCGACATCATTGCGCGGTACGGGGTCCTTGCGACTCTCATCATAGACAATGCCAATAACTTGAACAACATCGCAATTCCTCTCCGTATCATccccaaatga